Genomic DNA from Prunus persica cultivar Lovell chromosome G1, Prunus_persica_NCBIv2, whole genome shotgun sequence:
gttcttgttattgttataaaacacaacaaatgtgtgaaatttcccaaaattcaGATGCAGATGGAGTTGTCAACGTCAAAAGTTGAGGCTGGGCAGGCAGCGGCTCATCTATGTTCCAGAGTTTATGGGACACGGGCCAAGGTTTTTTCATCTTGTTATCTATTGTTAGTCAAAAGTTAGGCAGCTTTAGTTTTATTGGGATCTAGCAAGCTAAGCTAGCTGGCCCTGCATCTCCAGGCAaccgaaaaacaaaagaagtttGGTAGCTTGCCCCGTTTGTTTGACTAAGAAACAAGGAGAAATCGAAAACCACGCAAACGCCATAATGAATGGCGCGCGCCCCGCTCTCagggtttgaactttgaagttACTTGACGGgtccaacacaaaaaaaaattaacatatgGGCCAAAAAGGGCCTGACTTTCAATATCCATCCCAACATCCATGCAGTGCAGCCTTGCATAGAGATGAAGTCAATAAACAGACAGACAAAAACGAAGGAAAGTTCAGAGTGAATAATTTCAAAGGGCATCGAAGCCCAACAACCACATTTTGCCATCCATACGATCCAAAAGCAGTATTTACCAATTTACCACCCAGTAACCTTCAAAGACGGACAACACAGAGATGAACTAAATGTATGAAATAGCAAAAGGGGCCGAAAACCAATCAGAATAAATAGCTAAACATAACCAAGGATGGTTAATAACAGATGTCTGaatcaaacaaacaataacTAGAGCCCACCAAAGGCTTGTGCTGTCTCAAGAGAAACAACACTTAACATGAATGGAAAAACTGCAGCAACAATAAAAGTAATTGAAGACAATTTTTAAACATGCTCTAGGTTTTTACCATTACCAGGCCATTGCTGATAATGGGTAATTTATTATTCGTAATCAGAAAATGCCGACCATAATAACTTTATTGTACttaatcttcttcctcttcttcatctctcCAGCAGCCTTTAAGAGTTGATCTAGGAGAACCACAGCGCTCAGTCTTGAGGAACCTATTGTAGACAATGGAACCACCCATTCCAAGCTCTTCGTGGCTGCTCTCTTTGCGACAGTATCCCTTCAAATCCACTGAAGATAGTTGCTGGAGTGACTTGGTAGCAACATCAGCGTGCACAGCAATGGAGAACTCCCTCGGTTGGAAACAAGCCAGGACCCTCTCAACCAACTGGTTGATATTCACATCTTTCAGATCATATCCAGCTGTTTCAAAACTTGCATAACTGAAACCATCTTCGGGTGTAACATGAATGGTTGAAATTGCAGCTCCTTCAATGGAATTCATGGAATAACCACAGGGGTCAAACTCGAAATCGCAAATATCAGAATCTGGAAGGATCTTTCGGATACCAGAATCGTTTGTCATTGCAGCTGCAGAGCTTGATTGGGATTTGTAGAACACAGAAGCCTTCTCCCTGTCCAAACCAGTCATGCACATTTCTAGAGTGTAAACAGGGTCAACTAAGCTTCCTGATTCAGCAGAAGCAGAATACACATGCCATTTCTGAGGTCCATCTGACCGACCCATCACATACGCCCTGCTTCCTGAACCAAGCTTTCCAAAGTAGCCGTCAAGGACAGAAACTTCCTCTGAGAAGTTACGATGAGGGTATGACTGTGCCCCTGGAAAAATGAAACTCCCGCGAGTGTACTTCACAGATCTCACAGAAAGGGAAATGGTTTCAGCCAACTTCAGGAGAGGCGGGATCACAAGGAGCAACTTGGTTGTCCCACAAGTTTTGATGATCATCTTGTACGGATAAATAAAGAGGCTTGACTCAGAAAGAACATAGGAGTCCACATGATCATTTGACAATGAAGAGACGATAGTGCATTCAGCTTCGTCAAGAAGGGCATCTATCTGAGCTTTGGCCAGAGATCGAAGACCCCTTCCTTCAGGATCAACGAAGATGCTCGGTTCAAAAAATGATATTTCTAGCCTCTTTTCGAAACCTTCAAATCCAATTGCAGAGACCGCCATGGCCATTATCAACTAACAGGAACGATTATAGTCGCAAGAAGACCCAAAAAGCAAACAGAATACAGTCGCAAAGATACTACAGTCGctaagagagaagagaggaagatgCTGATCGAAGTAAAGACACAAAAACCAACTAAAAGCAATAAAAGTTTATGAACCACGTCTTGTGGTTAGGTTTCCAATTGAGAAATATCAGGATGGTTTGCGAGCGCACTGCACAAGATGGAAGCAGAAAGTTAACATTTTTCATGTACAATGATTACTTCCACAATTTACCCAGCTAGAGGGAACTCATAACCAAACTCTACAATAAAATGGCAAACCGAAACTTACGTTGGAGTAAGCAGCAGATCTGAACTTCTTGATTCCACCGTTGGGTCGGATGTCTTCGATGCTGTATCCAAGAGGTGCTTCATAGAATAAGGATTTACTACTACTAGAATTCTTTTTACCACCTTTAGACTCCATTAGATCATTCAGTTCTTCCTGTTGACAGCCAACCAAAAAAGATTTCACTAATcagaaacaaataattaaaagaattaAGGTTTAGATCTACATGGAGAGGAATGTGGAACAAATCCCAGAAAAGAAATTTTCTCAACATCACAACATGTAGCTTATGAAACAGATTTGAGTCTATATGTTCAGAATCCAAATTATTCTTCAACCAACACGCAACATAAAACccatatgaaatttttttattggtaATGCGTATGAATTATACAGTTGATGatttaacaataaaaactattagattacaacacaaaaaagggcaaaattTTATTGAACATTACTGGTACATGACaaaaattaattcattttAGATGGATTTCGTGGACagatttaattaaaatatttatgaaaatACGAATATATCAAATCATTGTGCAAGTTAAATCACCCTATTTGATGCAACAAAAGGAATtccaaaacacaaattttattccagccccaaaaatccaaacccaTATAACCCAACCAGCTCTACCGTGGTAAACAAAACATcagataaaaatgaaaacttttaCCAAAGAATGATAGCATATCCAGGTTATCAAAGGTTCCTCATTTTCCACACAGACCACATGGACAAATAATCAAATTCCCattgaaatgaagaaaagaaacaactaacatatgaaaaggaaaaacaatcgaacttacaaatatgaaaaattgttgaGCGTTCTCTTCGAACTATAAGTCAACGGCTTTCGACCTCCCCCGAAATCCCTAGATGGAAATTAATAAGAAAATCGAACGAACCAGCGGGCGGCGAGAAAATGCAGATATCAAAAGGGAGGCGGATCGAAAACCCTAGAAAAATTTGATTGTTGCTGtggctgttttgtttttctggaaAATGATAGAGGTATGGAGCATATTTATAGAGTACGTGAGACtgctttccaagtttacccCTGCTTGATGGTGAAAAGACGACCATGCCCCTACGCTCTCAAGTCTGCTATGATAGGCTGGAGACGTTATTTCTTGGAAACAGCTGAGCCTTTCAATGATCactttttttgtatttggtcaaaactttttttattattcacgGATCATGCattctttctgtttctttttaactttttttagctaaaaataataattatcaGTAATCAAAGGTTTTAGGGGCAATAAAATTTCTtaataacaaataataataataataatttaaatatggaaaatttatttatcttgGTAATTCAATATTGGAAAGTTGGTAAAGTTGAAAGAAAGTTTTAAAAAGGCATGCAAGCGAAATTTATCGCTGATGTATTATGagattaatatatattcatgATGTAGAATCAATATattcagaaaaaataaaccatTCATTTGTCTACTATTTTAGGATTTAATTGTCTACAATTATtactttgaaattttctaTTGTAGTGGGACTAACcgttataataaataaaaagctaGAGGTtaaggattttaatt
This window encodes:
- the LOC18788515 gene encoding S-adenosylmethionine decarboxylase proenzyme, encoding MAMAVSAIGFEGFEKRLEISFFEPSIFVDPEGRGLRSLAKAQIDALLDEAECTIVSSLSNDHVDSYVLSESSLFIYPYKMIIKTCGTTKLLLVIPPLLKLAETISLSVRSVKYTRGSFIFPGAQSYPHRNFSEEVSVLDGYFGKLGSGSRAYVMGRSDGPQKWHVYSASAESGSLVDPVYTLEMCMTGLDREKASVFYKSQSSSAAAMTNDSGIRKILPDSDICDFEFDPCGYSMNSIEGAAISTIHVTPEDGFSYASFETAGYDLKDVNINQLVERVLACFQPREFSIAVHADVATKSLQQLSSVDLKGYCRKESSHEELGMGGSIVYNRFLKTERCGSPRSTLKGCWRDEEEEED